The DNA region catgacaatcatgactcttcatcccggagaacttttggcccttttcaacacatctagagaggtttgaaacatacccatcaggaaacttcactgctgatgcaacccagttgaacaagaccgacttttgttctgaagacaatctgaataccGGTACAGGAACTTGTCCATtgctttttatatgtaactcgggtcttgagcaaatatcaggcaagtccaacctcgatttttgattgtcttttgtcttccctggaacattcaatattgtattcatgatgttctcaaaaaaattcttctcaatatgcatcacatctaggttgtggcgcaaaagaagatctttccaatacggcaactcccaaaatatactcttcttgtgccagttgtgctgaactccataataatcaggcatattaccgggaacatgccaattaccaccacaacgaactgtttcttgagctccgtagtaatcgatttgctgttcaatttgttctccagttaaatacggaggaggagtgtctctcacaacccttttctgcctaaacaatttcctgtttcttcgataaggatgattaatgggaagaaatcgccggtgacaatcgaaccaacttgtcttcctaccgttcttcagctgaaatgcatctgtcgttccattacaatatggacaagataatctcccatgtgtagtccacccagacaacatcccataagcaggaaagtcacttatggtccacaaaagcatcgctcgcatcgtaaaatttgtcttcgttgagcagtcgtacgtcctcacccctgttgcccacaaatctttcaactcttttatcagtggctgtagaaagacatccagagacctttttggatggttcggaccaggtattaatatggtcaagaacagaaactcccgttgcatgcacatatctggaggcaggttgtatggcgtcataaagactggccacaatgaatattgtctccctgacataccGAAGGGACTAAATCCGTCCGTGCATAATCCCATATACACATTTCggctattgctagcgaattgtggatatattttgttaaaatgtttccaagctcttgcatctgatggatgagtcatctcaccatccgtctgagtatgctcggcatgccatctcatttttccagcagtctcctcagattggtacaatcttttcaatctgtcggtaattggtaggtaccacatcctttggtacggtaccctattacgtcctcgtccttgcggtttgaatcgtggcttcttgcagaatcgacactcttctaacttctcatcatctccccagtagagcatgcagttgtcgatgcaaacgtctatcatctcagaaggcaaccccagactataaactagtttctgaatctcataataagaatcagcagagacattgtcttccggcaaatactctttaaacaagtctgtccatgcattcatgcaactttcaggtagattatgatcagttttaatactcatcattctagcagccaacgacaatttagagagaccttctctacaaccactgtaaagtggctgattcgcagcatctaacatttcataaaacttttttgcatctatgttaggttcttcaacttcatcatcatcatgagcaacaaatgcatcagctaccatatcatgaaccctatcataattatctaccatctgctcctcctgatggtatctatgttgattatgcaaatgatcaaccggttcattctgaaaattgctattactactactagcttcattctcataattataaccttctccatgttgaaaccagatatagtaatttggcatgaaacctctatttattaaatgcttccaaacattttcacgagttgccagttttgaattgttgcattttcgacaaggacaaaac from Raphanus sativus cultivar WK10039 unplaced genomic scaffold, ASM80110v3 Scaffold2968, whole genome shotgun sequence includes:
- the LOC130506186 gene encoding uncharacterized protein LOC130506186, with amino-acid sequence MSGDGNYLELRRWMYTHRDANGRVTKEYLEGLETFMHQADSTPLAQESGKMFCPCRKCNNSKLATRENVWKHLINRGFMPNYYIWFQHGEGYNYENEASSSNSNFQNEPVDHLHNQHRYHQEEQMVDNYDRVHDMVADAFVAHDDDEVEEPNIDAKKFYEMLDAANQPLYSGCREGLSKLSLAARMMSIKTDHNLPESCMNAWTDLFKEYLPEDNVSADSYYEIQKLVYSLGLPSEMIDVCIDNCMLYWGDDEKLEECRFCKKPRFKPQGRGRNRVPYQRMWYLPITDRLKRLYQSEETAGKMRWHAEHTQTDGEMTHPSDARAWKHFNKIYPQFASNSRNVYMGLCTDGFSPFGMSGRQYSLWPVFMTPYNLPPDMCMQREFLFLTILIPGPNHPKRSLDVFLQPLIKELKDLWATGVRTYDCSTKTNFTMRAMLLWTISDFPAYGMLSGWTTHGRLSCPYCNGTTDAFQLKNGRKTSWFDCHRRFLPINHPYRRNRKLFRQKRVVRDTPPPYLTGEQIEQQIDYYGAQETVRCGGNWHVPGNMPDYYGVQHNWHKKSIFWELPYWKDLLLRHNLDVMHIEKNFFENIMNTILNVPGKTKDNQKSRLDLPDICSRPELHIKSNGQVPVPVFRLSSEQKSVLFNWVASAVKFPDGYVSNLSRCVEKGQKFSGMKSHDCHVFMQRLLPFAFAELLPTKVHEALAAIGAFFRDLSTRTLKEDVVEQLHENIPILLCNLEMIFPPSFFDVMEHLAVHLPYEALLRGPVHYGWMYQYERAMKYLKGKAKNLAKVEGSIIAGSLTEETSHFTSYYFAPNVRTRQRAPRRYDDGGVAPTYAVAGVPDIFSQIGRMGGKTKEVWWSSDEDAHSAHTYILLNCEDPFMRYFESLFVSQVQEAIPGISTSEVDKRKDRHFIKWLKSQVEYEDPDYPIWFHELVQGPLAKVTTSPMYFSRGFTFHTYEYGKHRATSNYGICVKGETDFYGILQEIIEVEFPGLLKLKCVIFKCDWFDPVVNRGVRFNKFGVVAVNGGRRYNKFEPFILASQADQVSFLPYPRLRESGISWLAVIKVTPRGRIIGGEEPPLQEEHINEVEEPEQQMEDILLIDPHNHEYEDLPDDTTDDAVEDEFNESDDVSSVEENDDVSE